In the Leifsonia sp. 466MF genome, one interval contains:
- a CDS encoding Dabb family protein has protein sequence MTIRHVVSWKLATSDETERAEQAAEIKRGLESLPAVIPQLRSLQVGVNAVPGDNFDVVLISDFDDVDGIQAYLDHPAHLEVAGYIRSVVGSRAAVDFEV, from the coding sequence ATGACCATCCGCCACGTCGTCTCGTGGAAGCTCGCGACGAGCGACGAGACGGAGCGCGCCGAGCAGGCCGCCGAGATCAAGCGCGGCCTGGAGTCGCTTCCCGCCGTCATCCCGCAGCTGCGTTCGCTCCAGGTCGGGGTCAACGCAGTGCCGGGCGACAACTTCGACGTCGTGCTGATCAGCGACTTCGACGACGTGGATGGCATCCAGGCGTACCTCGACCACCCGGCGCACCTCGAGGTGGCGGGATACATCCGCTCCGTTGTGGGATCTCGAGCCGCGGTCGACTTCGAGGTCTGA
- a CDS encoding glutaredoxin family protein, with protein sequence MSSVSLTLIGKPGCHLCDDAREVIHSVIDQLPDGSPTVTVEERDILQDAELHEKYVEEIPVVLVDGRVHTYWRVDPTRLRTALLEAE encoded by the coding sequence GTGTCCAGCGTCTCCCTGACTCTCATCGGCAAGCCCGGATGCCACCTGTGCGATGACGCGCGGGAGGTCATCCACTCGGTCATCGACCAGCTGCCGGACGGCTCGCCCACAGTGACCGTGGAGGAGCGCGACATCCTGCAGGACGCCGAACTCCACGAGAAGTACGTGGAGGAGATCCCCGTCGTGCTCGTCGATGGACGGGTCCACACCTACTGGCGGGTCGACCCGACACGCTTGCGCACCGCACTCCTGGAGGCAGAATGA
- a CDS encoding 30S ribosomal protein bS22 translates to MGSVIKKRRKRMAKKKHRKLLRKTRHQRRNKK, encoded by the coding sequence GTGGGTTCCGTTATCAAGAAGCGTCGCAAGCGTATGGCGAAGAAGAAGCACCGCAAGCTTCTTCGCAAGACGCGCCACCAGCGTCGCAACAAGAAGTAG
- a CDS encoding helix-turn-helix domain-containing protein has protein sequence MAHDLRDVRFLTVAEVADMMRVSRMTVYRLVHSGELPAIRFGRSFRVPESAVDQLLQAATFREGGVADSA, from the coding sequence ATGGCACACGATCTGAGGGACGTGCGCTTCCTGACGGTCGCCGAGGTGGCCGACATGATGCGCGTCTCCCGTATGACCGTGTACCGGCTCGTCCATTCGGGTGAACTGCCCGCCATCCGCTTCGGTCGATCGTTCCGTGTTCCGGAGTCCGCGGTCGACCAGCTGCTGCAAGCCGCGACGTTCCGAGAGGGCGGCGTCGCGGACTCTGCGTGA
- a CDS encoding ArsR/SmtB family transcription factor, protein MADIFDVIADPTRRDILRVLLDRNTDAAHSVGEISVSEIVATLELSQPTVSKHLKVLREAGLVSVREEGQHRYYSLDAGPLVAVEDWIIPFTASDEDMELSVRLAEETREFASTVGKVLADTRHRVSSATERVTPKKWRKD, encoded by the coding sequence ATGGCCGACATCTTCGACGTGATCGCCGATCCGACGCGGCGCGACATTCTGCGCGTGCTGCTCGATCGCAATACGGACGCGGCGCATTCCGTGGGCGAGATATCCGTTTCCGAGATCGTCGCGACGCTCGAGCTGAGCCAGCCGACGGTGTCAAAGCACCTGAAAGTTCTGCGCGAGGCGGGTCTCGTGTCCGTGCGGGAGGAGGGTCAGCACCGCTACTACAGCCTGGATGCCGGCCCGCTGGTGGCGGTCGAGGACTGGATCATTCCGTTCACGGCATCCGATGAGGACATGGAGCTGAGCGTCCGGCTGGCGGAGGAGACGCGCGAGTTCGCGAGCACGGTCGGCAAGGTGCTCGCCGACACGCGTCACCGGGTGTCGTCGGCGACCGAGCGCGTGACGCCGAAGAAGTGGCGCAAGGACTGA
- a CDS encoding TrkH family potassium uptake protein — MSATTRAVPGRPASAVGRIRAALNGFAARSPSRFAILVFALLILVFTLLFSLPISSSNGRWTPLADSLFTAVSVICVTGLATVDMATHWSVFGHLLVYIGVQVGAVGVLTMASILGLVISRKLGLRAKLMAASDSNPLRVHGGPVAEGQAVRLGEVGKLLTTVAISMVVIEGAVALLLFPRMLIAGIDVGTAAWESIYYSAMAFTNTGFTPNREGIDAFATDYWFLSALMIGVFLGAIGFPVILAIASNLRQKRRRWSIHVKLTLLTSVILLVAGAVLYIVLEYDNPKTFGDLDAGHTVFQSFFLSTMARSGGFSTIPIDDLHGSSLLVTDMLMFIGGGSASTAGGIKVTTLAVLFLAAFAEARGVESMDAFRRRIPIDVLRLSVAVALWGATIVAVSSILILQITKAPLDHVLFDVISAFATCGLSTGLTEQLPDAGIYVMAATMFCGRVGTVTLAAALAQSQRRQLYHNPEERPLVG, encoded by the coding sequence ATGAGCGCCACCACCCGGGCGGTCCCCGGACGGCCCGCGTCGGCCGTCGGGCGCATCCGCGCCGCACTCAACGGGTTCGCGGCCCGCAGCCCGTCCCGGTTCGCGATCCTCGTCTTCGCCCTTCTGATCCTCGTCTTCACGCTGCTGTTCTCGCTGCCGATCTCCTCGTCGAACGGGCGGTGGACGCCGCTGGCGGACTCCCTGTTCACCGCGGTCTCGGTCATTTGCGTGACCGGGCTCGCGACCGTCGACATGGCGACCCACTGGTCCGTGTTCGGGCATCTGCTCGTCTACATCGGCGTGCAGGTCGGCGCCGTCGGCGTGCTGACCATGGCATCCATCCTCGGGCTGGTCATCTCGCGGAAGCTCGGGCTGCGCGCCAAGCTGATGGCGGCGAGCGACAGCAACCCGCTCCGCGTGCACGGCGGCCCGGTCGCCGAAGGACAGGCGGTCCGGCTGGGCGAGGTCGGCAAGCTGCTCACCACCGTCGCGATCAGCATGGTCGTCATCGAGGGCGCCGTGGCCCTGCTGCTGTTCCCGCGGATGCTCATCGCGGGCATCGACGTCGGCACGGCCGCATGGGAGTCGATTTACTACTCGGCCATGGCGTTCACCAACACCGGGTTCACACCCAACCGCGAAGGCATCGACGCGTTCGCGACCGACTACTGGTTCCTGAGCGCACTGATGATCGGCGTGTTCCTCGGCGCGATCGGGTTCCCGGTCATCCTGGCCATCGCATCCAATCTCCGTCAGAAGCGGCGGCGCTGGTCCATCCACGTGAAGCTGACGCTGCTCACGTCGGTCATCCTGCTCGTCGCCGGGGCGGTGCTCTACATCGTGCTCGAATACGACAACCCGAAGACGTTCGGCGACCTGGACGCCGGACACACGGTGTTCCAGTCGTTCTTCCTGTCGACCATGGCGCGGTCGGGCGGGTTCTCGACCATCCCCATCGACGACCTGCACGGGTCGAGCCTGCTCGTCACCGACATGCTCATGTTCATCGGCGGAGGGTCCGCATCCACCGCCGGTGGCATCAAGGTCACGACGCTGGCCGTCCTCTTCCTGGCCGCGTTCGCCGAGGCGCGCGGGGTGGAGTCGATGGATGCGTTCCGCCGCCGCATCCCCATCGACGTCCTGCGGCTGTCCGTCGCCGTTGCGCTCTGGGGCGCGACGATCGTGGCGGTGTCGAGCATCCTCATCCTGCAGATCACCAAAGCGCCGCTCGACCATGTCCTCTTCGACGTGATCTCGGCGTTCGCGACGTGCGGTCTGTCCACCGGTCTGACCGAACAACTGCCGGACGCCGGCATCTACGTCATGGCCGCGACGATGTTCTGCGGACGCGTTGGTACAGTGACTCTCGCCGCGGCGCTGGCCCAGAGCCAACGCCGCCAGCTGTACCACAACCCGGAGGAGAGGCCGCTCGTTGGTTGA
- a CDS encoding potassium channel family protein: MVDRIRHNAPVLVIGLGRFGAATAGQLDRLGREVLAIDTDANLVQKWADRVTHTVQADARSIETLRQIGAEDFSIGVVAVGSSIEASVLITANLVDLKVPQIWAKAISKSHGKILERIGANHVIYPEAEAGERAAHLVSGRMLDFIEFDDDFALVKMYPPKPIRGLRLGASGVRSKYNITVVGVKSPGKPFTYATPDTVVSDHDLVIVSGASADIERFAALDA, encoded by the coding sequence TTGGTTGACCGGATCAGACACAACGCGCCCGTCCTCGTCATCGGACTCGGCCGGTTCGGTGCCGCGACTGCCGGGCAGCTCGACCGCTTGGGGCGCGAGGTGCTCGCGATCGACACGGATGCGAATCTCGTGCAGAAGTGGGCCGACCGCGTGACCCACACCGTGCAGGCCGACGCGCGTTCGATCGAGACGCTGCGGCAGATCGGCGCGGAGGACTTCTCCATCGGGGTCGTCGCCGTCGGGTCGTCGATCGAGGCGAGCGTGCTGATCACGGCGAACCTCGTCGACCTGAAGGTGCCCCAGATCTGGGCGAAGGCGATCTCGAAGTCGCACGGCAAGATCCTGGAGCGCATCGGCGCCAACCACGTGATCTACCCGGAGGCGGAGGCGGGCGAGCGGGCGGCGCACCTGGTGTCCGGCCGGATGCTCGACTTCATCGAGTTCGACGACGACTTCGCGCTGGTCAAGATGTACCCGCCGAAGCCGATCCGCGGCCTGCGCCTGGGCGCATCCGGTGTCCGCTCCAAGTACAACATCACGGTCGTCGGCGTGAAGAGCCCCGGCAAGCCGTTCACGTACGCGACGCCCGACACGGTCGTCTCCGACCACGACCTCGTCATCGTCTCGGGCGCCTCCGCCGACATCGAGCGCTTCGCCGCCCTCGACGCCTGA
- the proC gene encoding pyrroline-5-carboxylate reductase codes for MDDAQNVTLPTIAMLGAGSMGRAILSGLLAPGVQVAGIRVTNRSEARAAELAGTPGVTAYATETKADANRLAVDGAQVVIVAVKPAMVRDLLAEITDSLAPGTVVVSVAAGVTTETMESLLPDSVSVVRAMPNTPAVVGKAVTGISAGSRTDPEDLQVVRALFETVGEVVEVPESQLDALSTISGSGPAYVFLLIEALTEAAVQKGFTPEQAATLVNGTFLGASELLVSSGEDPAELRRRVTSPNGTTERAIAVLSEADLPALFARATDAALARARELAAG; via the coding sequence ATGGACGACGCGCAGAACGTGACCCTTCCGACCATCGCGATGCTCGGTGCGGGCTCCATGGGCCGTGCGATCCTGAGCGGTCTGCTCGCGCCGGGCGTGCAGGTCGCCGGGATTCGGGTCACGAACCGGTCGGAGGCGCGGGCGGCGGAGCTCGCCGGGACGCCGGGCGTGACCGCCTACGCGACGGAGACGAAGGCGGACGCCAACCGGCTCGCGGTCGATGGAGCGCAGGTGGTGATCGTCGCGGTGAAGCCGGCGATGGTGCGCGACCTCCTGGCCGAGATCACCGACTCGTTGGCGCCGGGGACCGTCGTCGTCAGCGTGGCGGCCGGGGTCACCACCGAGACGATGGAGTCGCTCCTGCCGGACTCGGTCTCCGTCGTCCGCGCGATGCCGAACACGCCGGCCGTCGTCGGCAAGGCGGTGACCGGCATCAGCGCGGGTTCGCGCACCGATCCGGAAGACCTGCAGGTCGTGCGCGCCCTGTTCGAGACCGTCGGCGAGGTGGTCGAGGTGCCGGAGTCGCAGCTGGATGCGCTGAGCACGATCTCGGGATCCGGTCCGGCGTACGTGTTCCTCCTCATCGAGGCCCTGACCGAGGCGGCCGTGCAGAAGGGCTTCACGCCCGAGCAGGCGGCGACCCTCGTCAACGGGACGTTCCTCGGGGCGTCCGAGCTGCTGGTCTCCTCCGGCGAGGACCCGGCCGAGCTGCGCCGCCGCGTCACCAGCCCGAACGGCACCACCGAGCGGGCGATCGCCGTCCTCTCCGAGGCAGACCTCCCCGCTCTCTTCGCCCGCGCGACCGACGCCGCCCTCGCCCGCGCGCGCGAGCTCGCCGCCGGCTAA
- a CDS encoding cation diffusion facilitator family transporter codes for MSASGGNRAIIAAFAANLGIALTKFIAWAFSGSSSMLAEGVHSVADSGNQLLLLLGGRQSRRKADREHPFGYGRERYVYAFVVSIILFSVGGVFSIYEGIEKLTHPHPLENAWLPILVLLIAIGLESFSLRTAVHESRPHKKGMSWPQFVRRAKAPELPVVLLEDVAALTGLVFALIGVGLTIITGNSVWDGIGTLFIGALLVAVAVVLGIETKSLLVGEGASDADLAAIESAVTSGPEVERIIHMKTLYLGPDELMVAAKLAFSGEHRLADVAAAIDAVEHRIREAVPAARVIYIEPDVWVDPNEAAPATDTIVIKGLE; via the coding sequence ATGAGCGCATCCGGCGGTAACAGAGCGATCATCGCTGCTTTCGCGGCCAACCTGGGGATCGCCCTGACCAAGTTCATCGCGTGGGCTTTCTCGGGCTCGTCGTCGATGCTCGCGGAGGGTGTGCACTCGGTCGCCGACTCGGGCAACCAGCTGCTCCTGCTCCTCGGCGGTCGGCAGTCGCGCCGCAAGGCCGACCGCGAGCATCCGTTCGGCTATGGGCGTGAGCGCTACGTCTACGCCTTCGTCGTGTCCATCATCCTGTTCTCGGTCGGCGGCGTGTTCTCCATCTACGAGGGGATCGAGAAGCTCACCCACCCGCACCCGCTCGAGAACGCCTGGCTGCCGATCCTGGTGCTGCTCATCGCCATCGGTCTGGAGTCCTTCTCGCTGCGCACGGCGGTCCACGAGTCCCGCCCGCACAAGAAGGGGATGTCGTGGCCGCAGTTCGTGCGCCGCGCGAAGGCTCCCGAACTCCCCGTGGTCCTGCTGGAGGATGTGGCGGCGCTGACCGGCCTCGTCTTCGCCCTGATCGGCGTCGGCCTGACGATCATCACCGGCAACAGCGTCTGGGACGGCATCGGCACCCTCTTCATCGGCGCGCTGCTGGTCGCGGTCGCCGTCGTGCTCGGAATCGAGACGAAGAGCCTGCTCGTCGGCGAGGGCGCGTCGGACGCCGATCTCGCCGCGATCGAGAGCGCGGTGACGTCTGGCCCCGAGGTCGAGCGCATCATCCACATGAAGACCCTGTACCTCGGTCCGGACGAGCTGATGGTGGCCGCGAAGCTCGCGTTCTCGGGCGAGCACCGCCTCGCGGACGTCGCCGCGGCGATCGATGCCGTCGAGCACCGCATCCGGGAGGCCGTCCCCGCGGCGCGCGTCATCTACATCGAGCCGGACGTATGGGTCGACCCCAACGAGGCCGCTCCCGCAACCGACACCATCGTCATCAAAGGACTCGAGTGA
- a CDS encoding glutamine amidotransferase — protein sequence MTRTAVILQHDPSIHLGNIGPVLTEHGYDLRIVDVTTEDVSAIDPAEADLVVVLGGEMGAYQTEEFPFLEQEKELLRERIAAERPVLGVCLGAQLMAGALGERVYKGETTQIGYRRVEPTTAGTDSPIRHFDGVPVVEWHGDTFELPEQATLLASSSDYSNEAFAIGGFALAVQFHPEVTDEMHEAWVADGYNELDELAIDPDALRRDREVYSARMQEASRAAFSEWLERLPD from the coding sequence GTGACCCGCACCGCCGTCATCCTGCAGCACGACCCCAGCATCCACCTCGGCAACATCGGCCCGGTCCTGACCGAGCACGGCTACGACCTGCGGATCGTGGATGTGACCACGGAGGACGTTTCGGCGATCGACCCGGCGGAGGCCGACCTCGTCGTCGTCCTCGGCGGGGAGATGGGCGCCTACCAGACCGAGGAGTTCCCGTTCCTCGAGCAGGAGAAGGAGCTGCTGCGGGAGCGCATCGCCGCGGAGCGTCCCGTGCTCGGTGTGTGCCTTGGCGCTCAGCTGATGGCCGGCGCGCTCGGCGAGCGGGTCTACAAGGGTGAAACCACCCAGATCGGTTACCGCCGGGTCGAGCCGACGACGGCCGGCACGGACTCGCCGATCCGCCACTTCGACGGCGTCCCCGTCGTGGAGTGGCACGGCGACACGTTCGAGCTGCCGGAGCAGGCGACGCTGCTGGCCTCCTCCAGCGACTACTCGAACGAGGCGTTCGCGATCGGCGGCTTCGCCCTCGCCGTGCAATTCCATCCCGAGGTCACGGATGAGATGCACGAGGCGTGGGTCGCCGATGGATACAACGAGCTGGATGAGCTGGCCATCGACCCGGATGCCCTCCGACGCGACCGCGAGGTGTACTCGGCGCGGATGCAGGAGGCGTCGCGCGCGGCGTTCTCCGAGTGGCTGGAGCGCCTGCCCGACTGA
- the tadA gene encoding tRNA adenosine(34) deaminase TadA — MSLPVPSDYEQWMRRALDDARLAFDTGDVPVAALVLDQHGEVIGRGRNERELRHDPTAHAEVLALREAAATRDDWHLEGCTLVVTLEPCVMCAGAVLAARVPTVVFGAWDEKAGAAGSVYDVLRDRRLNHRVEVFAGVLAEDCGEVLLDFFRAKR; from the coding sequence GTGAGCCTGCCCGTGCCCAGCGACTACGAGCAGTGGATGCGGCGCGCGCTCGACGACGCCCGGCTCGCCTTCGACACGGGCGACGTACCGGTGGCCGCCCTCGTGCTCGACCAGCACGGCGAGGTCATCGGACGGGGCCGCAATGAACGCGAGCTCCGGCACGACCCGACGGCGCACGCCGAGGTGCTGGCCCTGCGGGAGGCTGCGGCGACCCGCGACGACTGGCACCTCGAGGGATGCACGCTCGTGGTCACGCTGGAGCCGTGCGTGATGTGCGCGGGCGCCGTGCTGGCGGCACGCGTGCCCACCGTCGTGTTCGGCGCCTGGGACGAGAAGGCGGGCGCCGCGGGGTCGGTGTACGACGTCCTGCGCGATCGTCGGCTCAACCACCGCGTCGAGGTGTTCGCGGGCGTGCTCGCGGAGGACTGCGGCGAAGTGCTTCTGGACTTCTTCCGCGCCAAGCGCTGA
- the upp gene encoding uracil phosphoribosyltransferase produces the protein MRVHVADHPLITHKLTVLRDKRTPSPVFRQLTEELVTLLAYEATRGVRVQPVEIETPVTTTTGVALSEPRPLVVPILRAGLGMLEGMVRLMPTAEVGFLGMVRNEETLEPTTYAERLPMDLSDRQCFVLDPMLATGGSLGAAIEFLFARNAVDVTAICLLAAPEGLEALEKATEGRNVTIVLGALDERLNENGYIVPGLGDAGDRLYGTV, from the coding sequence ATGCGAGTGCACGTTGCGGACCACCCACTCATCACCCACAAGCTGACGGTGCTCCGTGACAAGCGGACGCCGTCGCCGGTGTTCCGCCAGCTCACCGAGGAGCTCGTGACGCTGCTCGCGTACGAGGCGACGCGCGGTGTCCGTGTGCAGCCCGTCGAGATCGAGACCCCGGTCACCACCACGACCGGCGTCGCCCTGAGCGAGCCGCGCCCGCTCGTCGTCCCGATCCTGCGTGCGGGCCTCGGGATGCTCGAGGGGATGGTGCGGCTCATGCCGACCGCCGAGGTCGGCTTCCTCGGCATGGTCCGCAACGAGGAGACGCTCGAGCCGACCACCTACGCCGAGCGACTTCCGATGGACCTGTCCGACCGGCAGTGTTTCGTGCTGGACCCGATGCTCGCCACGGGCGGGTCGCTCGGCGCCGCGATCGAGTTCCTGTTCGCACGTAACGCCGTGGACGTGACGGCCATCTGCCTGCTGGCGGCCCCGGAGGGTCTCGAAGCGCTCGAGAAGGCGACGGAAGGCCGCAATGTGACCATCGTCCTTGGCGCGCTCGACGAGCGCCTGAACGAGAACGGTTACATCGTTCCGGGCCTCGGAGACGCCGGCGACCGCCTTTACGGCACTGTGTAG
- a CDS encoding winged helix-turn-helix domain-containing protein produces the protein MSLATIDTAFPRTSAVSPVSPVRPAPAPAADPAPRIRAVPEGTEARGFVLYVGIDEAKAAAAGTDLGRIVEALKRLTAEIAPTAETYAAVALAPAGAGGRDVDVVRLALQDPAAIAKHRHAVTVDEDEDRAASGVVVDISRKRLVLDNQTVALTYKEFELLQYLVLREGRTIERSELISSLWSGADEDEIPNERTIDVHVRRLRAKLGRYEDIVRTVRGVGYRFDRHADVSIRYASAPSPDLF, from the coding sequence ATGTCTCTGGCCACCATCGACACCGCTTTCCCCCGCACCTCCGCCGTCTCCCCCGTCAGCCCGGTCCGTCCGGCTCCGGCGCCCGCCGCCGACCCGGCTCCCCGCATCCGCGCCGTGCCCGAGGGAACCGAGGCCCGCGGCTTCGTGCTCTACGTCGGCATCGACGAGGCGAAGGCCGCCGCCGCAGGTACCGACCTCGGTCGCATCGTGGAGGCGCTGAAGCGTCTCACCGCCGAGATCGCCCCGACCGCCGAGACCTACGCCGCCGTCGCCCTCGCCCCGGCCGGCGCCGGCGGACGCGACGTGGATGTGGTGCGCCTCGCCCTGCAGGACCCGGCCGCCATCGCGAAGCACCGCCACGCTGTCACCGTCGACGAGGATGAGGACCGCGCCGCATCCGGCGTCGTCGTGGACATCTCGCGGAAGCGTCTCGTGCTCGACAACCAGACCGTCGCGCTGACCTACAAGGAGTTCGAGCTGCTGCAGTACCTCGTGCTCCGCGAGGGCCGCACCATCGAGCGCTCCGAGCTCATCTCGTCGCTGTGGAGCGGCGCCGATGAGGACGAGATCCCGAACGAGCGCACCATCGACGTGCACGTGCGCCGCCTGCGCGCGAAGCTGGGCCGCTACGAGGACATCGTGCGCACCGTCCGCGGAGTCGGCTACCGTTTCGACCGTCACGCCGACGTCTCGATCCGCTACGCGAGCGCCCCCTCCCCCGACCTCTTCTGA
- a CDS encoding ABC transporter permease, translating into MTATALPASRPQRRNGPTFLTHTLLLTGRQLRAAWRMPAFLVMNLVQPVIWLLLFGQLFKSVIDIPGFGVGQSYLEYLTPGVVMMLALFGSAWSGTVYIQDMDRGVMDRFLTSPTNRGAMIVSTLVYQSLLAVVQSLVVVGIAFWAGARFEGGVVGILLLLLGVVLLTAVFCSLSNAVALLAREQTALIGISQLITLPLMFLSSAIMNTKLSPEWVQNVSAYNPFEWAVIVGRQALSAHPDWATLWAHAGLLATLAVVMAAWATSAFRVYQRSA; encoded by the coding sequence ATGACCGCGACCGCCCTTCCCGCATCCCGCCCGCAGCGGCGGAACGGCCCTACCTTCCTGACGCATACGCTGCTGCTGACGGGACGGCAGCTGCGCGCCGCTTGGCGGATGCCGGCCTTCCTGGTGATGAATCTGGTGCAGCCGGTGATCTGGCTCCTGCTGTTCGGCCAGCTGTTCAAGTCGGTGATCGACATCCCCGGCTTCGGCGTCGGACAGAGCTACCTGGAGTACCTCACGCCCGGCGTCGTGATGATGCTGGCGCTGTTCGGATCCGCGTGGTCGGGGACCGTGTACATCCAGGACATGGACCGCGGCGTGATGGATCGCTTCCTCACCTCGCCGACGAACCGCGGCGCGATGATCGTGTCGACGCTCGTCTACCAGTCGCTGCTCGCGGTGGTGCAGTCGTTGGTGGTGGTCGGCATCGCGTTCTGGGCGGGGGCGCGGTTCGAGGGAGGCGTCGTCGGCATCCTGCTTCTCCTCCTAGGAGTGGTGCTGTTGACCGCGGTGTTCTGCTCGCTGTCGAACGCGGTCGCGCTGCTGGCCCGTGAGCAGACGGCGCTGATCGGCATCTCGCAGCTGATCACGCTGCCGCTGATGTTCCTCAGCTCGGCGATCATGAACACGAAGCTCTCGCCGGAGTGGGTGCAGAACGTCTCCGCCTACAACCCGTTCGAGTGGGCGGTGATCGTCGGTCGCCAGGCGCTCAGCGCGCATCCCGACTGGGCGACACTGTGGGCGCACGCCGGTCTGCTGGCGACGCTCGCGGTCGTCATGGCCGCCTGGGCGACCAGCGCCTTCCGCGTCTACCAGCGCTCCGCCTAG
- a CDS encoding ABC transporter ATP-binding protein, which produces MATANGPALAADHLVKTYPGGRGKPPLRALDDLGFVAEKGTVFGLLGPNGAGKSTTMKILSTLTRPDSGTAYVAGIDVARHPARVRRALGFVAQKPVSDPMDTGVENLVLAGRLQGMSGREASARARELLDRFGLTDHARRQVKTYSGGMARKLDVAIGLMHRPEVLFLDEPTTGLDPEARAELWLELERMTTAENLTVLLTTHYLDEADRLADRLAIVDHGRVVAGGTPEELKNDLRGDAVIVELAGDADPFAGLTALQRVDALREVGGDGRTLRARADNGAATLPLALAALEAAGVAVASATVARPSLDDVYLRHTGRTFTRAQESAEFVLENAS; this is translated from the coding sequence ATGGCAACCGCAAACGGGCCGGCGCTCGCCGCCGACCACCTCGTGAAGACCTATCCAGGAGGGCGGGGGAAGCCTCCGCTCCGCGCCCTCGACGACCTCGGCTTCGTGGCCGAGAAGGGCACCGTGTTCGGCCTGCTCGGCCCCAACGGCGCCGGCAAGTCGACGACCATGAAGATCCTGTCGACGCTCACCCGTCCGGACTCGGGAACGGCCTACGTCGCGGGCATCGATGTCGCGCGTCATCCGGCGCGCGTCCGCCGTGCCCTCGGGTTCGTCGCCCAGAAGCCGGTGTCCGATCCGATGGACACCGGAGTGGAGAACCTCGTGCTCGCCGGCCGGCTGCAGGGCATGTCCGGGCGCGAGGCGTCGGCTCGCGCCCGCGAACTCCTCGACCGCTTCGGCCTGACCGACCACGCCCGCCGACAGGTGAAGACCTACTCGGGCGGCATGGCACGGAAGCTGGATGTGGCGATCGGCCTCATGCACCGGCCGGAGGTGCTGTTCCTCGACGAGCCGACCACCGGCCTCGACCCGGAGGCGCGTGCCGAGCTCTGGCTGGAGCTCGAACGGATGACGACCGCCGAGAACCTGACCGTGCTGCTGACGACCCACTATCTCGACGAGGCGGACCGTCTGGCCGACCGGCTGGCGATCGTCGACCACGGCCGGGTGGTCGCCGGCGGGACGCCCGAGGAGCTCAAGAACGACCTCCGCGGCGACGCGGTGATCGTCGAGCTGGCCGGCGACGCCGATCCGTTCGCGGGGCTCACCGCCCTGCAGCGGGTGGATGCGCTCCGCGAGGTGGGCGGAGACGGCCGCACCCTGCGCGCCCGCGCCGACAACGGCGCTGCGACGCTCCCGCTGGCACTCGCCGCGCTGGAGGCCGCGGGCGTCGCCGTCGCCTCCGCCACCGTCGCCCGGCCCAGCCTGGACGACGTCTACCTGCGGCACACCGGCCGCACCTTCACGCGGGCGCAGGAGTCCGCCGAGTTCGTCCTGGAGAACGCATCATGA
- a CDS encoding PadR family transcriptional regulator, with protein MAKRAVSNPLALAVLACLWERPMYPYEMTTTMKERGKEDSIRLNFGSLYAVIKSLEKHGFIEVAQTEREGNRPERVVYAITPAGRQEAEEWLRELVEIPVKEYPAIETGLSLLPMLPPQVAADLLERRRDRIDADIAERTVLLAETSGLPELFMVEFHYRMAVLQAERAFVADLAARIRDRSIGGYDWWEQLHELLAQGIGMEELRERIAAGAFGKEAAELFLS; from the coding sequence ATGGCGAAGCGTGCGGTATCCAACCCGCTGGCGTTGGCCGTTCTGGCCTGCCTCTGGGAGCGGCCGATGTACCCGTACGAGATGACGACGACCATGAAGGAGCGCGGGAAGGAAGACAGCATCCGCCTGAACTTCGGGTCGCTCTACGCCGTCATCAAATCGCTCGAGAAGCACGGCTTCATCGAGGTGGCGCAGACCGAGCGCGAGGGCAACCGGCCGGAGCGCGTCGTCTACGCGATCACGCCGGCCGGGCGGCAGGAGGCCGAGGAATGGCTGCGGGAGCTCGTCGAGATCCCGGTCAAGGAGTACCCGGCCATCGAAACCGGCCTCTCGCTCCTTCCGATGCTGCCGCCGCAGGTCGCAGCCGACCTGCTCGAGCGCCGGCGCGACCGGATCGACGCCGACATCGCCGAACGCACCGTCCTCCTGGCGGAGACGAGCGGCCTCCCGGAGCTCTTCATGGTCGAGTTCCACTACCGGATGGCCGTGCTCCAGGCGGAGCGCGCGTTCGTGGCCGACCTGGCCGCACGCATCCGCGACCGCTCGATCGGCGGCTACGACTGGTGGGAGCAGCTGCATGAGCTGCTCGCCCAGGGGATCGGCATGGAGGAGCTGCGCGAGCGCATCGCCGCGGGTGCCTTCGGAAAGGAGGCGGCCGAGCTGTTCCTGTCGTAA